The proteins below are encoded in one region of Sphingobacterium sp. R2:
- the fbaA gene encoding class II fructose-bisphosphate aldolase: protein MSLKDFKGVLTGDQVQELFEVAKKHKFALPAVNIIGTNSINAVMETAKAVNSPVIIQLSNGGAQFYAGKTLNNDNLQACVLGAVSAAQHVHLLAEHYGVAVILHTDHAAKKLLPWIDGLLDAGEKFFAQHGKPLFSSHMLDLSEEPIEENIEISAKYLARMKPLGMTVEIELGVTGGEEDGVDNSDVDSSKLYTQPEEVAYAFEELSKVSDKFTVAAAFGNVHGVYKPGNVKLQPVILHNSQEYIREKYNLDAEKPVNFVFHGGSGSSPEEIAEAISYGAIKMNIDTDMQWAFWDGVRAYEAKNHDYLQGQIGNPEGTDSPNKKYYDPRVWLRKGEEAFVARLKEAFADLNAVDVNSKL, encoded by the coding sequence ATGAGCCTAAAAGATTTTAAAGGTGTATTGACAGGTGATCAAGTACAAGAGTTGTTCGAGGTTGCGAAGAAACATAAGTTTGCTTTGCCTGCGGTAAATATTATCGGAACAAACTCTATCAATGCGGTTATGGAAACTGCGAAGGCAGTAAATTCGCCTGTAATAATTCAATTGTCAAATGGTGGAGCGCAATTCTACGCTGGTAAAACTTTGAACAACGATAATTTACAAGCTTGCGTATTGGGAGCAGTATCTGCAGCACAACATGTTCATTTATTAGCTGAGCATTATGGTGTAGCAGTTATTCTGCATACAGATCACGCAGCTAAGAAACTCTTACCTTGGATTGACGGCTTGTTGGACGCTGGTGAAAAATTCTTTGCTCAGCATGGTAAACCATTATTCTCTTCACATATGTTGGACCTTTCGGAGGAACCTATTGAGGAGAACATTGAAATTTCAGCAAAATATTTGGCTCGAATGAAACCACTAGGTATGACTGTAGAAATTGAGTTAGGCGTTACAGGTGGAGAAGAAGATGGTGTTGACAACTCAGACGTAGATAGTTCAAAATTGTATACTCAGCCCGAGGAAGTTGCTTATGCTTTTGAAGAATTATCCAAGGTATCTGACAAATTTACAGTGGCAGCTGCATTTGGAAATGTTCACGGTGTATACAAACCAGGTAATGTAAAGTTACAGCCAGTTATTTTGCATAATTCACAAGAATATATTCGTGAAAAATATAATCTTGATGCTGAAAAGCCAGTAAATTTTGTATTCCATGGTGGATCTGGTTCTTCTCCTGAAGAAATTGCAGAAGCGATTTCGTATGGTGCAATCAAGATGAATATCGATACAGATATGCAATGGGCATTCTGGGACGGTGTGAGAGCATACGAAGCGAAAAACCATGATTATTTGCAAGGACAGATCGGTAACCCAGAAGGAACTGATTCTCCAAATAAAAAATATTACGATCCGCGTGTATGGTTGCGTAAAGGTGAGGAAGCATTTGTTGCCCGTTTGAAAGAAGCATTCGCTGACTTGAACGCTGTAGATGTAAATAGTAAGCTGTAG
- a CDS encoding M1 family metallopeptidase — MMKRIALASLSLVALSYAYPVFAQEKTSNYSYIEAFAPLFFKNNGNDYRSASGKPGPAYWQNAADYKIQASLNDQNDQITGAVEITYSNNSPDNMDYLWLQLDQNMFSQHGRGQLISPLTDSRYGDGNSTFDGGYQIQSVTDVNGNTIEHIINDTRMQLRLPAALKSKGGKITFKIKYQYTVPKYGADRTGILDTKNGKIYAIAQWFPRLCVYDDIRGWNTLPYTGPGEFYREFGNYQVEITTPANHIVVLGGELLNPQEVFTAEQLKRYQQAQRSDETVIIRSAEEVNAKNSRPDKKTLTWKYQLNNAQDIAWASSTAFILDGAKINLPSGKKSLALSAYPIESNSNNAWERSTEYTKAAIEIYSKSWFEYPYPVAVNVASNVGGMEYPALSFCGHQAKAGSLWGVTNHEFGHNWFPMIVASNEREHGWMDEGFNTFINELATKEFNNGEYYRSQASRSYLFTARNLEPIMSTPQNMKERNIGALVYYKPAYGLKLLRNEIIGSERFDYAFKKYIQDWAYKHPTPEDFFKAIENGTGENLNWFWRGWFVNNWQMDQSIKSVSYVNNNPKFGALITIENLEKLPMPVTVEATTVSGKKIRKKLPVEIWERNTVWQFKIPTAESLQSVQIDPDMVMPDKNPDNNSWKAN, encoded by the coding sequence ATGATGAAAAGAATTGCTCTGGCTTCTTTAAGCCTTGTTGCGTTGAGCTATGCTTATCCAGTTTTTGCACAGGAGAAAACATCCAACTACAGCTATATCGAAGCCTTTGCTCCCCTATTCTTTAAAAACAATGGCAATGACTATCGCTCGGCTTCCGGAAAGCCAGGACCGGCGTACTGGCAAAATGCAGCAGACTACAAAATACAGGCTTCCTTGAACGATCAAAATGATCAAATTACAGGAGCAGTTGAGATTACCTATAGTAACAATAGCCCAGACAATATGGACTATCTCTGGTTGCAATTAGATCAAAATATGTTTTCACAACATGGACGTGGTCAATTGATCTCCCCCTTGACCGACAGCCGTTACGGTGATGGCAACTCAACTTTTGACGGCGGATATCAGATACAATCTGTTACGGATGTTAACGGAAATACGATCGAACATATCATTAACGATACTCGCATGCAACTTCGACTTCCTGCTGCGTTAAAAAGTAAAGGTGGAAAAATAACTTTTAAGATTAAATACCAATACACCGTTCCTAAATACGGTGCGGACCGTACAGGTATACTTGACACAAAAAACGGAAAAATCTATGCCATTGCGCAATGGTTCCCAAGACTTTGTGTCTATGACGACATTAGAGGCTGGAATACTCTTCCTTATACGGGACCAGGAGAGTTCTATCGTGAATTCGGAAACTACCAGGTTGAGATCACCACCCCGGCAAACCACATAGTTGTATTGGGTGGCGAATTGTTAAACCCACAGGAAGTATTTACGGCTGAGCAACTCAAGCGATACCAACAGGCACAGCGCAGCGATGAGACCGTGATCATCCGTTCTGCAGAAGAAGTTAACGCCAAAAACTCCAGACCCGACAAAAAAACCTTAACATGGAAGTACCAACTTAATAATGCGCAAGACATTGCCTGGGCGTCCTCTACGGCATTTATATTAGATGGTGCGAAGATCAATCTGCCTAGTGGGAAAAAATCCCTCGCTTTGTCAGCCTATCCAATTGAAAGTAACAGTAACAATGCCTGGGAACGCTCGACAGAATACACGAAAGCGGCCATTGAAATCTATTCAAAAAGCTGGTTTGAATACCCCTATCCAGTAGCTGTCAATGTCGCTTCCAATGTTGGTGGTATGGAGTATCCAGCTCTTTCATTTTGTGGGCATCAAGCCAAAGCAGGATCCCTATGGGGAGTCACTAACCACGAATTTGGTCATAATTGGTTTCCAATGATTGTTGCATCCAATGAACGTGAGCATGGATGGATGGACGAAGGGTTTAATACATTTATAAATGAACTTGCGACAAAGGAATTTAACAATGGCGAATATTACCGCAGTCAGGCTAGCAGATCTTACCTATTTACTGCCCGTAATCTTGAACCAATCATGAGTACACCTCAAAATATGAAAGAACGTAATATTGGGGCTCTTGTCTATTACAAACCGGCATATGGACTTAAATTATTGCGGAACGAAATTATCGGCTCTGAACGATTCGATTATGCTTTCAAAAAGTACATCCAAGATTGGGCATACAAACACCCGACTCCTGAGGATTTCTTCAAAGCCATTGAAAATGGTACTGGAGAAAATCTAAATTGGTTCTGGCGCGGCTGGTTTGTCAATAATTGGCAAATGGACCAAAGTATAAAGTCTGTTTCCTATGTCAACAATAATCCCAAATTTGGTGCCCTTATTACCATTGAGAACTTGGAAAAATTGCCGATGCCCGTGACTGTGGAAGCAACAACCGTATCCGGAAAAAAGATACGCAAAAAACTGCCAGTGGAAATATGGGAGAGGAATACTGTATGGCAGTTTAAAATACCAACCGCAGAATCATTACAATCCGTACAAATAGATCCAGACATGGTGATGCCGGATAAGAATCCTGACAATAACTCATGGAAAGCAAATTAG
- a CDS encoding head GIN domain-containing protein, with the protein MKFLGVSVILLLMAQVSFGQIKQNVGDFSSVLATDKIQVELIKSNESLVTFEGQNHENVKVVNTNGSLVLKMNTLNMLQGGNISVKVYYKTLGNVEAKKGAKVFATKDNTISADYLKVYASEGGLVDLYADVKTAEIKVTSGATIALYGKANKQEIISNFGGKYEGKDFKTSATMVTINGGGKADVHATDSIETKTRGGGVIDVYGKPEQRVEKKMAGGTVNFK; encoded by the coding sequence ATGAAATTTTTAGGAGTTAGTGTAATACTTTTATTAATGGCCCAAGTCAGCTTTGGGCAGATAAAGCAAAATGTTGGCGATTTTTCTTCAGTATTAGCGACCGACAAGATTCAAGTTGAGCTGATTAAATCAAATGAGTCTTTGGTTACCTTCGAGGGACAAAATCACGAGAATGTTAAGGTAGTAAACACCAACGGATCCTTGGTGTTGAAAATGAATACGTTGAATATGCTTCAAGGTGGCAATATCTCTGTTAAAGTATATTATAAAACTTTGGGCAATGTTGAAGCGAAAAAGGGTGCTAAGGTATTTGCGACAAAAGATAATACAATTTCGGCAGATTACTTAAAGGTGTATGCTTCAGAGGGGGGGCTGGTAGATTTGTATGCTGACGTAAAAACAGCTGAGATCAAAGTCACTTCAGGTGCTACAATAGCGCTGTATGGAAAGGCAAATAAACAAGAGATTATCTCGAATTTTGGAGGCAAATATGAGGGGAAAGATTTTAAGACTTCCGCGACGATGGTTACTATTAATGGTGGCGGTAAAGCAGATGTTCATGCCACTGATTCCATCGAAACAAAAACTCGCGGCGGTGGTGTCATTGATGTTTATGGAAAACCAGAACAACGCGTAGAAAAGAAAATGGCGGGCGGAACAGTTAACTTTAAATAA
- a CDS encoding biopolymer transporter ExbD, whose amino-acid sequence MAELNQKTQETGKKKIRSRKMAPKVDLTAMVDLAFLLITFFMLTTTLNKPSAMDIAMPDKSKSDVESSVLIDENRTATLILGEGKFMWYHGDFKKPISSSKVPVDIEKGLSGVIAQLKAKISSMPDTKDMIVLIKPSKEARTKDVIQTIDQLKGQHIARYVISKTQIEEEKQLLTVLQ is encoded by the coding sequence ATGGCAGAATTAAACCAAAAAACGCAAGAAACGGGAAAGAAAAAAATAAGAAGCAGAAAAATGGCTCCTAAAGTAGATTTAACAGCCATGGTAGACCTCGCATTTCTTCTCATTACATTTTTTATGTTGACCACAACATTAAATAAACCATCTGCAATGGATATCGCTATGCCAGACAAAAGTAAATCAGATGTAGAAAGTTCGGTTCTTATTGATGAAAACCGCACGGCGACCCTCATTCTAGGCGAAGGAAAATTCATGTGGTATCATGGGGATTTTAAAAAACCGATCAGCTCTTCAAAAGTGCCGGTAGATATCGAGAAAGGGCTCTCAGGCGTTATTGCACAGTTAAAAGCTAAGATAAGCTCTATGCCCGATACAAAGGACATGATTGTATTGATTAAGCCTAGCAAAGAAGCGCGCACAAAAGATGTTATTCAGACGATCGATCAATTGAAGGGTCAGCATATTGCACGTTATGTGATCAGTAAAACACAAATCGAAGAAGAAAAGCAACTGCTCACTGTACTCCAGTAG
- a CDS encoding ArsC family reductase codes for MLQVYGIKNCNTVKKALTWLEDNNVPFQFHDFKKEGVSVDKLKEWETQVDWQALVNKKGTTWKKLSPETQEQVIDSDSANKILQENTSMIKRPVIEYKKGILLGFNEEEYVTNLK; via the coding sequence ATGCTACAGGTATACGGAATCAAAAATTGTAACACAGTAAAAAAAGCACTTACATGGTTGGAAGACAATAATGTTCCCTTTCAATTTCATGATTTCAAAAAAGAAGGAGTCAGTGTGGATAAATTAAAAGAATGGGAAACACAGGTAGACTGGCAAGCTCTGGTGAATAAAAAGGGAACTACGTGGAAAAAGTTGTCTCCGGAAACTCAAGAGCAAGTCATTGACAGTGATAGCGCCAATAAAATACTTCAAGAAAATACAAGTATGATTAAGCGTCCTGTTATTGAATACAAGAAAGGTATATTACTCGGTTTTAATGAAGAAGAGTACGTAACAAATTTAAAATAG
- a CDS encoding group III truncated hemoglobin, protein MSLDHTPMKQDIQTLDDIKVLVDQFYTTIRNDTLLGPIFKKRIQDNWAIHLEKMYSFWQTILLDEHRYFGSPFPPHINLPIDAQHFGQWLKLFEATVDGLYSGQKAEEAKWRAQKMAQMFQFKLEYLHANPNKKPLI, encoded by the coding sequence ATGAGCTTAGATCATACGCCGATGAAACAAGATATTCAAACACTCGATGACATTAAAGTATTAGTAGATCAATTTTATACGACGATACGTAACGATACTTTGCTCGGACCTATTTTTAAAAAAAGAATCCAAGACAATTGGGCAATTCATCTTGAAAAGATGTATAGTTTCTGGCAGACTATCCTACTGGATGAACATCGTTATTTTGGCAGCCCCTTTCCACCTCATATTAATTTACCCATTGATGCGCAACATTTTGGTCAATGGCTCAAATTATTCGAAGCAACAGTAGATGGCTTATACAGTGGACAAAAGGCCGAAGAAGCCAAATGGCGTGCGCAAAAAATGGCCCAAATGTTTCAGTTCAAGCTAGAATATCTACACGCCAACCCCAACAAGAAACCATTGATCTAA
- a CDS encoding sterol desaturase family protein: MAKRNYVSNSTESTRMFKSDFLESLTKVHWSVPLIFYVPVVAFFSYKALVWGDIPFLTYIGYFVFGLAFWTAFEYALHRWVFHYHPTTEWGKRVAFIFHGVHHDYPRDRMRLVMPLSASIPLALLVYLGFTLFFSNEFILACFFSGFMVGYLIYDECHYAMHHANFKSGIFKRIKQHHMLHHYSDPEKGFGVSSSLWDEILRSGFEEKQPKRDSTSLKEEKA; encoded by the coding sequence ATGGCGAAGCGTAATTATGTTTCAAATTCAACGGAGTCTACGCGCATGTTCAAAAGTGACTTTTTGGAGTCATTGACGAAAGTGCATTGGAGTGTACCTTTGATTTTCTATGTACCTGTGGTGGCTTTCTTTTCGTATAAGGCTTTAGTTTGGGGAGATATTCCCTTCTTAACATACATTGGGTATTTTGTTTTTGGCTTGGCTTTTTGGACTGCTTTTGAATATGCTCTACATCGATGGGTATTTCACTATCACCCCACGACGGAGTGGGGGAAAAGAGTGGCTTTTATTTTCCATGGTGTACATCATGATTACCCAAGAGACCGTATGCGTTTGGTGATGCCGTTGTCAGCGAGTATTCCGCTAGCTTTACTGGTGTATCTTGGATTCACATTATTTTTTTCAAATGAGTTTATCTTAGCCTGCTTTTTTTCAGGTTTTATGGTGGGGTATTTAATCTATGACGAATGTCATTATGCGATGCATCATGCTAATTTTAAAAGTGGTATTTTCAAACGGATCAAGCAGCACCATATGTTGCACCATTACTCGGATCCAGAAAAAGGATTTGGTGTAAGCTCTTCCTTATGGGATGAAATTTTACGCTCAGGTTTTGAAGAAAAGCAACCCAAAAGAGATTCTACTTCCTTAAAGGAAGAAAAAGCATAA